A genomic window from Salvia miltiorrhiza cultivar Shanhuang (shh) chromosome 5, IMPLAD_Smil_shh, whole genome shotgun sequence includes:
- the LOC130986738 gene encoding uncharacterized protein LOC130986738 isoform X3: MKFWDWYLKIAIGSAMVGGSMELFMIKTGFYDKVAVLESEKMAWESSPEAQAMREALNPWRDQEKKARKST, encoded by the exons ATGAAGTTCTGGGATTGGTACTTGAAGATAGCAATTGGGTCAGCGATGGTTGGAGGttcaatggagcttttcatgATCAAAACCGGTTTCT ACGATAAAGTAGCAGTTTTGGAGTCAGAGAAGATGGCTTGGGAGAGTTCACCTGAAGCTCAGGCCATGAGAGAAGCTCTCAATCCTTGGCGGGATCAAGAGAAGAAAGCAAGGAAAAGTACCTAG
- the LOC130986738 gene encoding uncharacterized protein LOC130986738 isoform X2 codes for MKFWDWYLKIAIGSAMVGGSMELFMIKTGFYDKVAVLESEKMAWESSPEAQAMREALNPWRDQEKKARKSSLF; via the exons ATGAAGTTCTGGGATTGGTACTTGAAGATAGCAATTGGGTCAGCGATGGTTGGAGGttcaatggagcttttcatgATCAAAACCGGTTTCT ACGATAAAGTAGCAGTTTTGGAGTCAGAGAAGATGGCTTGGGAGAGTTCACCTGAAGCTCAGGCCATGAGAGAAGCTCTCAATCCTTGGCGGGATCAAGAGAAGAAAGCAAGGAAAA GCAGTTTGTTCTGA
- the LOC130986738 gene encoding uncharacterized protein LOC130986738 isoform X1: protein MKFWDWYLKIAIGSAMVGGSMELFMIKTGFYDKVAVLESEKMAWESSPEAQAMREALNPWRDQEKKARKRPVRFAYPIRT from the exons ATGAAGTTCTGGGATTGGTACTTGAAGATAGCAATTGGGTCAGCGATGGTTGGAGGttcaatggagcttttcatgATCAAAACCGGTTTCT ACGATAAAGTAGCAGTTTTGGAGTCAGAGAAGATGGCTTGGGAGAGTTCACCTGAAGCTCAGGCCATGAGAGAAGCTCTCAATCCTTGGCGGGATCAAGAGAAGAAAGCAAGGAAAA GACCAGTCCGGTTTGCATATCCAATCCGTACTTAG